A single Clostridia bacterium DNA region contains:
- a CDS encoding VOC family protein produces the protein MGGTGAGTGGGIGAGGGRFLDFDRNIAETSSGAFSGAQPGLGIKPLAIITPPYTEEVVHHPILIVCSTSFLVTGEMHYIKGTSIFFHHILYSVIRKGDDFSMPSPFLRVDTLFIPVKDLGKSVEWYTQTLEFGLNWRNDEGGYACIDGGLLPITLAQISQDKEFIPFIKAPCNFFVQNVEEAHKRLKDKGVEVSEIDKLYEVKWFWFVDPDGNRLEVCSYEV, from the coding sequence GTGGGCGGCACAGGCGCTGGAACGGGCGGGGGCATTGGGGCAGGTGGTGGTAGATTTCTTGATTTTGATCGAAATATTGCCGAAACATCTTCCGGTGCTTTTTCCGGCGCTCAGCCGGGATTAGGCATAAAACCTCTCGCCATAATCACACCTCCTTACACAGAAGAGGTTGTTCATCATCCTATTCTCATTGTATGTAGCACTTCGTTTTTGGTTACTGGTGAAATGCATTATATTAAAGGCACATCAATATTTTTTCATCATATATTATATAGTGTAATCAGGAAAGGAGATGATTTTTCTATGCCAAGCCCTTTCTTACGGGTTGACACACTATTTATCCCGGTAAAAGATCTGGGAAAGTCAGTAGAGTGGTATACACAGACTCTGGAATTCGGTCTGAACTGGAGAAATGATGAAGGCGGGTATGCATGTATTGATGGAGGACTATTACCTATAACACTGGCACAGATATCACAGGATAAGGAGTTTATACCTTTTATCAAAGCACCTTGCAACTTTTTCGTACAGAATGTGGAGGAAGCTCACAAGCGTTTGAAGGATAAAGGAGTCGAAGTAAGCGAGATTGATAAGCTATATGAGGTAAAGTGGTTTTGGTTCGTGGATCCTGATGGAAATAGACTTGAAGTATGCAGTTATGAGGTGTGA
- the cooS gene encoding anaerobic carbon-monoxide dehydrogenase catalytic subunit, translating to MGETILEKTEGRLSYHDSVEEMIPRIRKDGMSNVWDRYAQQEKIRCKFCLQGLSCQLCTNGPCRINLKGEPDKGACGIAEDAMAMRNMLLRNIMGAGTYSHHAYEAYRTLRETAQGKTPFRITDVNKLKWMCDKVGIDSKQDINKMAEELANFLESQMYVGSEETNIMVEVFAPKKRKEVWKKLGLYPAGSVHEEQNCVASCLTNVDGSHVSLALKALRLGVATIYNTQIGLEMTQDILFGTPKPHEVNVDLGIFDPDYVNIVFNGHQPWAGVATLQKAKTPEVQERARKIGAKGLHIVGSIETGQEMLQRFPIDDVFVGLMGNWLTIEPMLATGAVDVLAMEENCSPPAIDMYAEKYQATLVAVSTIIDMPGLKHKIPYDPEKVDEMADRLIELALENFTKRHNNITPQVPKHITKAIAGFSTEAVLEALGNKLDPLVDVIAAGKIKGVVALANCSTLRNGPQDWMTVNLVKELIKKDILVVSGGCGNHALEVAGLCNLDALNMAGAGLKEVCGMLKIPPVLSFGTCTDTGRMSMLVTALADHLDVDIPQLPIAVTAPEWMEQKATIDGFFAVAYGAYTHLSPTPFITGAQQLVELLTDKVEELTGGKIALGDDPVEVANNIEAHIISKRKGLGLN from the coding sequence ATGGGAGAAACAATACTGGAAAAGACTGAAGGCCGCTTAAGCTACCATGATTCGGTAGAAGAAATGATACCAAGAATCAGGAAAGATGGAATGTCCAACGTATGGGATCGATATGCGCAGCAGGAGAAAATACGCTGCAAATTCTGCCTTCAAGGTTTAAGTTGTCAGCTGTGTACAAACGGCCCCTGCAGAATCAATCTAAAAGGTGAACCGGACAAAGGCGCCTGTGGAATAGCAGAGGATGCAATGGCAATGAGAAATATGCTGCTTAGGAATATAATGGGAGCAGGTACGTACAGCCATCATGCATACGAAGCCTACCGCACCCTGAGAGAGACTGCGCAGGGGAAAACTCCATTTAGGATCACCGACGTGAATAAGCTTAAATGGATGTGCGACAAGGTAGGTATTGACAGTAAACAGGATATAAACAAGATGGCGGAGGAACTGGCGAACTTCCTGGAATCACAAATGTATGTAGGTTCAGAAGAGACAAATATCATGGTGGAGGTATTCGCCCCCAAGAAGAGGAAGGAAGTATGGAAGAAGCTGGGTTTATACCCGGCTGGAAGTGTACATGAGGAACAGAACTGCGTAGCAAGCTGTCTCACTAATGTTGACGGCAGCCACGTATCGTTGGCATTGAAGGCTCTTCGCTTAGGAGTGGCCACAATATATAATACTCAAATCGGCCTTGAAATGACCCAGGATATACTGTTTGGAACTCCAAAACCCCATGAAGTAAATGTGGATTTGGGTATCTTTGACCCTGACTATGTAAATATAGTATTCAACGGCCACCAGCCTTGGGCCGGTGTTGCAACACTGCAAAAGGCCAAAACCCCTGAGGTGCAGGAGCGGGCAAGGAAAATTGGAGCGAAAGGCCTTCACATCGTAGGTTCAATAGAAACTGGCCAAGAAATGCTTCAAAGGTTTCCGATTGACGATGTGTTTGTAGGCTTGATGGGTAACTGGCTGACTATTGAACCAATGCTTGCCACTGGCGCCGTTGATGTATTAGCTATGGAAGAGAATTGCTCACCACCGGCAATTGATATGTATGCGGAAAAATATCAGGCTACTCTTGTGGCAGTGAGCACTATAATTGATATGCCGGGACTGAAGCATAAGATTCCCTATGATCCTGAAAAGGTAGATGAAATGGCTGACAGACTTATTGAGCTTGCATTAGAAAACTTTACAAAACGGCACAATAACATTACTCCCCAAGTACCTAAGCATATTACAAAGGCGATAGCAGGTTTTTCAACTGAAGCAGTTCTGGAGGCTTTGGGCAATAAGCTGGATCCGTTGGTAGATGTAATAGCTGCAGGTAAGATTAAAGGTGTAGTAGCTCTTGCCAACTGTTCAACCCTGAGAAACGGACCACAGGACTGGATGACCGTAAACCTGGTAAAAGAGCTGATTAAGAAGGATATACTTGTTGTATCCGGAGGCTGTGGGAACCATGCCCTGGAAGTAGCGGGACTCTGCAACCTGGATGCACTAAATATGGCAGGGGCCGGGCTTAAGGAAGTTTGCGGAATGCTCAAGATTCCACCTGTATTGAGTTTTGGAACCTGCACCGATACTGGAAGGATGTCTATGCTGGTTACAGCTCTGGCTGACCATCTTGATGTGGACATTCCCCAGCTTCCAATAGCAGTTACTGCACCTGAGTGGATGGAGCAGAAGGCTACTATTGACGGCTTCTTTGCAGTAGCTTATGGAGCATATACACATCTGTCACCCACGCCTTTCATTACTGGAGCACAGCAGTTGGTAGAACTGCTGACAGATAAGGTTGAAGAGCTGACGGGTGGGAAAATAGCATTGGGCGATGATCCGGTGGAGGTTGCAAATAATATTGAAGCTCATATTATTTCCAAGCGAAAAGGCTTGGGACTGAATTAA
- a CDS encoding HDIG domain-containing protein: MGKEVPNRAEAYELLREFNKNESLIKHALTVEAVMRHFAKLLSEDEEKWGVIGLLHDVDYEMYPEQHCIKAREILGSREWPEAYIHAVESHGWKLCCSVEPIEKMEKVLYTIDELTGLIAANALMRPSKSILDMEVKSVKKKWKQKGFAAGVNREVIEEGAGMLGMELDEVIKETIEGMKEAAEEIGLKGNI; the protein is encoded by the coding sequence ATGGGTAAAGAGGTTCCAAACAGAGCTGAAGCTTATGAACTCTTAAGGGAGTTTAATAAGAATGAAAGTCTTATAAAGCATGCATTGACAGTTGAAGCTGTTATGCGCCACTTTGCGAAGCTGCTTAGTGAAGATGAAGAAAAATGGGGAGTTATTGGACTGCTTCATGATGTCGATTATGAAATGTATCCTGAACAGCACTGCATAAAAGCAAGAGAGATACTTGGGTCGAGAGAGTGGCCTGAAGCGTATATTCATGCTGTGGAAAGCCACGGTTGGAAGCTTTGCTGCAGCGTTGAACCGATAGAGAAAATGGAAAAGGTACTCTATACTATTGATGAATTAACTGGACTTATTGCGGCTAATGCCTTAATGAGACCGAGTAAAAGCATATTGGATATGGAAGTGAAATCAGTAAAAAAGAAATGGAAGCAAAAGGGCTTTGCCGCAGGCGTAAACAGGGAGGTTATCGAAGAAGGAGCAGGGATGCTTGGAATGGAATTGGATGAGGTGATCAAAGAAACAATTGAAGGAATGAAGGAAGCAGCAGAGGAAATCGGTTTAAAAGGAAATATATAA
- a CDS encoding nitroreductase family protein — protein sequence MNKDFYSAVQDRRTIYGISKEAAVPDERIVEIVNYAVKYSPTAFNSQSGMAVLLLGKHHNKLWDITEEALRKIVPEGKFAPTEEKLNSFRNGYGSVLFFEDQSIVEGLQAQFPTYKDNFPLWSQQSSGMLQYVVWISLELEGFGVSLQHYNPLIDNEVKKEWSIPASWRLMGQMVFGKPTAPAGEKEFKPLEERVKIFK from the coding sequence ATGAACAAGGACTTTTATTCAGCAGTACAAGACAGGCGTACTATTTATGGAATAAGTAAAGAGGCAGCAGTTCCGGATGAAAGAATAGTTGAGATAGTCAATTATGCGGTAAAGTATTCTCCTACTGCATTTAACTCTCAAAGCGGAATGGCAGTACTGTTATTAGGCAAACATCACAACAAGCTGTGGGATATTACTGAAGAAGCTCTGCGTAAAATAGTACCTGAAGGGAAGTTTGCTCCTACAGAAGAAAAGTTAAATTCATTCAGAAACGGCTATGGTTCAGTTTTATTCTTTGAGGATCAGAGCATAGTTGAAGGGCTGCAGGCACAATTCCCAACATATAAGGATAATTTCCCGCTGTGGTCTCAACAGTCTTCGGGTATGCTTCAATATGTTGTTTGGATATCCTTGGAGTTGGAGGGCTTTGGTGTATCGCTGCAGCATTATAATCCTCTGATAGACAATGAGGTTAAGAAAGAATGGAGCATACCGGCAAGTTGGAGGCTGATGGGGCAAATGGTATTCGGCAAACCAACAGCCCCTGCAGGTGAAAAGGAATTCAAACCCTTGGAGGAAAGGGTGAAGATATTCAAATAA
- a CDS encoding peroxiredoxin yields the protein MLRIDNPAPQFTLMSTKGEISLESCKGKYVVLFFYPLDFTPVUSTEVPEFNRRLKDFEKFNAIVLGVCTDSVPSHEAWSKSLGGVDYPLLSDYNKEVSRDYGVLMEKEGIALRGTFIICPQGILKHISINDAATGRNVNEFIRLLAAMQTKKACPVNWQQGDATIS from the coding sequence ATGCTGAGGATTGACAATCCCGCTCCCCAATTCACCCTTATGAGCACTAAGGGTGAGATTTCCCTCGAAAGCTGCAAGGGAAAATATGTAGTACTGTTCTTCTACCCTTTGGATTTTACCCCTGTTTGAAGTACTGAGGTACCTGAATTCAACCGTAGGTTGAAGGATTTCGAGAAATTTAACGCTATAGTCCTTGGGGTATGCACCGACAGTGTGCCATCCCACGAAGCATGGTCCAAATCTTTGGGAGGTGTCGACTACCCGCTCCTGTCCGACTACAACAAGGAAGTATCGAGGGATTATGGTGTCTTAATGGAAAAGGAGGGCATAGCATTGCGCGGCACCTTCATCATTTGTCCTCAAGGGATATTGAAGCATATATCAATAAACGATGCTGCTACAGGCAGAAATGTAAATGAATTCATAAGACTTCTGGCAGCAATGCAGACAAAAAAGGCCTGCCCCGTGAACTGGCAGCAGGGGGACGCTACAATTTCCTAG
- a CDS encoding nucleoside recognition domain-containing protein encodes MDWTKVLLETLSVSYSTILKMTFIIIPLLIAIECLKDMGWLEKISARFRGVTKLLRLPGEAALGLIVALFVGLLFGSGVIMQINEEVKMTRTQMNILFAFVGICHAVIEETILFTAIGANGAIILLSRILSSLLFGFMFIWITTWTTGIKRDRGFSAKEGD; translated from the coding sequence ATGGATTGGACTAAAGTACTGTTAGAAACCTTAAGTGTAAGTTATTCAACAATTCTAAAGATGACATTTATTATAATTCCTTTGCTTATAGCTATTGAATGTCTGAAGGATATGGGCTGGTTGGAGAAGATATCTGCCAGGTTCCGGGGAGTAACTAAGCTTTTGAGATTACCGGGTGAAGCTGCCCTTGGACTCATAGTAGCGCTTTTTGTCGGCTTGCTTTTTGGCTCGGGAGTCATAATGCAAATAAACGAAGAAGTAAAAATGACTAGAACTCAAATGAACATTTTATTCGCATTCGTAGGTATTTGCCATGCAGTAATAGAGGAGACGATTCTCTTTACTGCTATCGGAGCAAATGGAGCTATTATATTGCTAAGTCGTATACTCTCATCATTGTTATTCGGCTTCATGTTTATATGGATAACAACATGGACAACCGGAATTAAGCGAGATCGAGGGTTTTCAGCAAAAGAAGGGGACTAG
- a CDS encoding nucleoside recognition domain-containing protein, which translates to MVTKQTIFRGGKNAVKVIINLTKYIIPAIFVLKILEHSGWLIRIADFFSPYMAYMGLPGEGALVIMMGQVSLYSAIAAMVTLGLTARQITIMSTFVSICHALAIETVVIGKSGGNGLLNAGLRFIAAVLACLALNLIIPGV; encoded by the coding sequence TCCGCGGGGGCAAGAATGCTGTAAAGGTGATAATAAATCTTACAAAATACATTATACCGGCAATCTTTGTGCTTAAGATACTTGAACACTCAGGCTGGCTGATTAGAATTGCAGATTTTTTCTCTCCTTATATGGCTTATATGGGTTTGCCGGGAGAGGGAGCCCTGGTTATAATGATGGGACAGGTTTCACTTTACAGTGCAATTGCTGCTATGGTGACATTAGGTCTGACAGCAAGACAGATCACTATTATGAGTACTTTTGTTTCCATATGCCATGCACTTGCAATAGAGACAGTGGTCATAGGCAAGAGTGGCGGGAACGGACTATTAAATGCTGGATTAAGGTTTATTGCTGCTGTCTTGGCATGCCTGGCATTGAATCTGATAATCCCGGGGGTGTAA